Proteins from a genomic interval of Halanaerobiaceae bacterium ANBcell28:
- a CDS encoding aldo/keto reductase: MEYRRLGKTELEVSHISFGALQLGGVPQDEVDQLVSCALENGINYIDTARVYGDSEVKLGIALEGRRDEVIISSKVISRDLHSFKEDVKTILSNLKTDFLDILFAHDVSTMKEWQEIRDNGVLDFMKEKKKEGVINHLAISTHSIEVGEVMLQEGPFELVMLAYNAANTQVSENLIPLAKEKDMGIVIMKPFAGGILTEANSRNLGFDIKAEESLRFAASHPDITTVIPGLDKMEYLKTALKVAEMPVLTSSQQQKIKEKVEIKSEHYCRGCAYCLPCPVELDIPSLLKLYNRIEAYNGVNWAQMHMIREEYEKLEKQADICVACDNCTDKCPYNLPVAELLSRMKGTMS; encoded by the coding sequence ATGGAATATCGTCGCTTAGGAAAAACTGAATTAGAAGTTTCGCATATAAGTTTTGGTGCTTTACAATTAGGTGGAGTACCGCAGGATGAAGTAGATCAATTAGTCTCATGTGCTCTGGAAAATGGCATAAATTACATTGATACTGCTAGAGTTTATGGAGACAGTGAGGTGAAATTGGGCATTGCTCTTGAAGGTCGTAGGGATGAAGTAATAATTTCAAGTAAAGTTATCTCACGGGACCTTCATAGTTTTAAAGAGGATGTAAAGACTATACTATCTAATCTAAAAACAGATTTTCTAGATATTTTATTTGCTCACGATGTTAGTACTATGAAAGAGTGGCAAGAGATAAGGGATAATGGTGTTCTTGATTTTATGAAAGAGAAGAAAAAAGAAGGTGTTATAAATCATCTGGCTATATCTACTCATAGTATAGAAGTAGGAGAAGTAATGCTTCAAGAAGGCCCTTTTGAATTAGTAATGTTGGCTTATAATGCTGCAAATACTCAAGTAAGTGAAAATTTGATTCCTCTTGCTAAGGAAAAGGATATGGGTATTGTTATTATGAAGCCTTTTGCTGGTGGAATTTTAACTGAGGCCAATAGTCGTAATTTAGGATTTGATATAAAAGCTGAGGAAAGCCTTCGCTTTGCAGCAAGCCACCCTGACATTACTACAGTTATTCCTGGACTTGATAAAATGGAATATTTAAAAACTGCTTTGAAAGTAGCTGAAATGCCAGTTTTAACTTCTTCCCAGCAACAAAAAATTAAAGAAAAAGTTGAGATAAAAAGTGAACATTATTGTAGGGGTTGTGCATACTGTTTACCATGCCCTGTTGAACTTGATATTCCATCATTATTAAAACTATATAATAGGATAGAAGCATATAATGGAGTGAATTGGGCACAGATGCATATGATTAGAGAAGAATATGAAAAATTAGAAAAACAGGCAGATATCTGTGTCGCTTGTGATAATTGTACAGATAAGTGCCCATATAATCTACCTGTAGCTGAATTGTTAAGCAGGATGAAAGGGACAATGTCTTAA
- a CDS encoding valine--tRNA ligase, protein MIDLAKTYNPDEVEEKWYQKWEEKAYFEAAFNPSKESYSIVMPPPNITGQLHLGHALDNTLQDILTRWKRMQGFNTLWLPGTDHASIATEVKVVEKMREDGYEKDDLGRDGFLERAWEWKEEYGGRITKQLRKIGSSCDWSRERFTMDEGCSQAVKEVFVELYERGLIYQGDYIVNWCPDCHTTLSDVEVEHEDHSSHIWHLKYPLKDRDEYIVVATTRPETMLGDTAVAVNPHDERYKDLIGTSVVLPLVNREIPIIADEFVDKEFGTGMVKVTPAHDPNDFDMGQRHDLEIIKVIDEDANMTESAGKYAGMDRYKCREEIIKELKEAGLLEDIEDYDHAVGQCYRCDTVIEPLVSKQWFVKMQPLAEPAIKAVKDGDIRFVPERFDKVYLNWMENIRDWCISRQLWWGHRIPVWYCQDCNEVIVSKEDEVTECPACQSKDLKQDEDVLDTWFSSGLWPFSTLGWPKDTEELKFYYPTDVLVTGRDIIFFWVARMIFMSLEFMDEIPFSDVYIHGLIRDSQGRKMSKSLGNGIDPLEVIDKYGSDALRFTLITGNTPGNDMRFREEKLEASRNFANKIWNASRFILMNIPDLDFDNISEDDLEYTLADRWIISRLNKVTKEVEEALAKYNFGEVSKTLYDFIWSEFCDWYIELIKPRLYQDQDLKAKKTAQYVGILVLEKILRLLHPVMPFITEEIWQQLPGTTESIMLANWPAVVEAEIDQEVEDKMNLSMDIIKAIRNIRNEMKVNPGKRIKAILNVPSDKKSIVDEAYDYIKDLGRIKELTIAEDLADKPDKSSTAITSGVEVILPLEGMVDLDKEIERLEKELGNVFGEINRAKGKLSNEGFVNKAPAELVDREKEKLEEYQEKRDMLQERLAELS, encoded by the coding sequence ATGATAGATTTAGCAAAAACTTATAATCCAGATGAGGTTGAAGAGAAATGGTATCAAAAATGGGAAGAAAAAGCTTATTTTGAGGCAGCTTTTAATCCTTCTAAGGAGTCTTATAGCATAGTAATGCCACCACCAAATATTACAGGACAACTACACCTAGGCCATGCACTTGATAATACATTACAAGATATCCTTACAAGGTGGAAGAGGATGCAGGGGTTTAATACACTTTGGTTACCTGGAACAGATCATGCCAGTATAGCTACAGAGGTTAAAGTAGTGGAAAAAATGAGGGAAGATGGTTATGAGAAAGATGATCTTGGTAGAGATGGCTTTCTAGAAAGAGCCTGGGAATGGAAGGAAGAATATGGAGGTAGAATTACCAAACAACTTCGTAAAATAGGTTCTTCATGTGATTGGTCACGAGAACGTTTTACTATGGATGAGGGTTGTTCTCAAGCGGTTAAAGAGGTATTTGTAGAACTATACGAAAGAGGACTCATTTATCAAGGAGACTATATTGTAAACTGGTGTCCTGATTGTCATACAACTCTTTCTGATGTTGAGGTGGAACATGAGGATCATAGTAGTCATATCTGGCACTTAAAATATCCACTTAAAGATAGAGATGAATATATAGTTGTTGCTACAACTAGACCAGAAACAATGCTTGGAGATACAGCTGTGGCCGTAAACCCACATGATGAAAGGTATAAAGATTTAATTGGCACAAGTGTTGTACTGCCATTAGTGAATAGAGAAATTCCAATTATTGCTGATGAATTTGTAGATAAGGAATTTGGAACTGGTATGGTTAAGGTTACTCCTGCCCATGATCCTAATGACTTCGATATGGGGCAAAGACATGATCTCGAAATTATTAAAGTTATTGATGAAGATGCAAATATGACAGAGTCAGCAGGGAAATATGCAGGTATGGATCGTTATAAATGCAGGGAAGAGATAATCAAGGAATTGAAAGAAGCAGGATTACTTGAAGATATAGAAGATTATGATCATGCAGTTGGTCAATGTTATCGTTGTGATACTGTAATTGAACCTTTAGTTTCTAAACAGTGGTTTGTAAAAATGCAACCCTTAGCTGAGCCGGCTATTAAAGCAGTTAAAGATGGTGATATACGCTTTGTACCTGAGCGTTTTGATAAAGTGTATCTCAACTGGATGGAAAATATCCGTGATTGGTGTATATCTAGACAGTTATGGTGGGGCCATCGCATTCCTGTATGGTATTGTCAAGATTGTAATGAAGTTATCGTTAGCAAGGAAGATGAAGTGACAGAATGCCCAGCCTGTCAAAGTAAAGACTTAAAACAGGATGAGGATGTGCTCGATACCTGGTTTAGTTCTGGTCTCTGGCCTTTTTCAACACTAGGCTGGCCTAAAGATACTGAGGAGCTTAAGTTTTATTACCCTACTGATGTATTGGTAACCGGTCGTGATATTATCTTCTTCTGGGTAGCTAGAATGATTTTTATGAGTCTAGAATTTATGGATGAGATACCTTTTAGTGATGTTTATATTCATGGCTTAATCAGAGATTCGCAGGGACGTAAAATGAGTAAATCATTGGGTAATGGTATTGATCCATTAGAAGTAATAGATAAGTATGGATCTGATGCTTTACGTTTTACTTTAATTACAGGAAATACTCCAGGTAACGACATGCGGTTTAGAGAGGAAAAATTAGAGGCTAGTCGTAATTTTGCAAATAAAATCTGGAATGCTTCCAGATTTATATTGATGAATATTCCTGATCTGGATTTTGATAATATTAGTGAAGATGATCTTGAATATACTTTAGCTGATAGATGGATTATTAGTCGTTTAAATAAGGTTACTAAAGAGGTAGAAGAAGCGCTTGCTAAGTATAACTTTGGTGAAGTTAGTAAAACATTATATGACTTTATATGGAGCGAATTTTGTGACTGGTATATTGAGCTAATAAAGCCACGATTATATCAAGATCAAGATCTAAAAGCTAAGAAAACAGCCCAATACGTTGGAATATTAGTATTGGAAAAAATATTACGTTTATTACATCCTGTTATGCCATTTATCACCGAAGAAATCTGGCAACAACTTCCAGGGACGACTGAAAGTATTATGTTAGCAAACTGGCCTGCAGTAGTTGAGGCAGAGATTGACCAGGAAGTAGAAGACAAGATGAATTTAAGTATGGATATAATTAAGGCTATTAGAAATATACGAAATGAGATGAAAGTAAACCCAGGAAAGAGAATTAAAGCTATCTTGAATGTTCCTTCTGATAAGAAAAGTATAGTTGATGAAGCATATGACTATATTAAAGACCTTGGACGCATAAAAGAATTGACTATAGCGGAAGATTTAGCAGATAAACCAGATAAGTCTTCTACTGCTATAACTTCTGGAGTCGAGGTTATTCTACCACTGGAAGGTATGGTAGATCTTGATAAAGAAATTGAACGTCTAGAAAAAGAGTTAGGAAATGTATTTGGAGAAATTAATAGAGCAAAAGGTAAACTATCTAATGAAGGCTTTGTAAATAAAGCTCCGGCAGAATTAGTTGATCGTGAAAAAGAGAAATTAGAAGAATATCAAGAAAAACGAGATATGTTGCAGGAGCGTTTGGCTGAGTTAAGTTAA
- a CDS encoding ankyrin repeat domain-containing protein has product MIRKSFYIFAIIIVLSMAFVLNVSAEVSNYGDFFQLCSEGSYYEIRYAINHGADLNKVDENGATPLMYAARYNNNPNVITLLLNSGARLNNIDDNGHSALFYALHNRNSFVLDRLIRSGINLHVINNRGENALIYASRRNLINGVRRLIRAGINLEQRDNNGWTALMHAVNNNRNRIVDELIEAGARVNVRSRKGETALMLAVKKNNQRNTTLLLEYGANISLRNNQDLTAFLYAARYSDTDILNLLIDYGADIDVQDRMGLNALSYAVRYNDSLELINNLLFNGVNPNQMDVNGVSPLMYAIRYSNRINIIKLLIDYGANPNARGLYKGVTPLMYALTHTNNQNLIYTLLEKGADPIARDNMGKRVVDYLEDNDNLKGTNLYWDLYYLEPEREKINYLAYKDTERAAMLAAVIPSAGHYYAGNWSRGSLFLMGEAASLIIAFNQEDTRNRNIFLGAFAALKIWEIYDATQETEKYNDFAEEFNEEARNYNKGLE; this is encoded by the coding sequence ATGATAAGAAAAAGTTTTTATATTTTTGCAATTATTATTGTTTTATCAATGGCTTTTGTTTTGAATGTAAGTGCTGAAGTGAGTAATTATGGAGATTTTTTTCAATTATGTAGTGAAGGAAGTTATTATGAGATAAGATATGCTATTAATCATGGTGCAGATTTGAACAAGGTTGATGAAAATGGTGCTACCCCTCTAATGTATGCTGCTAGATATAATAATAATCCTAATGTAATTACTTTATTATTGAATAGTGGTGCTCGCTTAAATAATATAGATGACAATGGACATTCTGCTTTATTTTATGCTTTACATAATAGAAATTCATTTGTACTTGATAGGTTGATTAGATCTGGCATAAATCTTCACGTGATAAATAACAGAGGAGAAAATGCTTTAATATATGCTAGTAGAAGAAATTTAATTAATGGGGTCAGGCGATTAATTAGGGCAGGTATAAATTTAGAGCAAAGAGATAATAATGGTTGGACTGCTTTGATGCATGCTGTAAATAATAATAGGAATAGAATTGTTGATGAACTTATAGAAGCAGGTGCTCGTGTAAACGTAAGAAGTCGTAAAGGGGAAACTGCTTTGATGCTCGCTGTAAAGAAGAATAACCAAAGAAATACTACTCTTTTATTAGAATATGGAGCGAATATAAGTCTTCGTAACAACCAGGATTTAACAGCCTTTTTATATGCTGCTAGATATAGTGACACCGACATATTAAATCTTTTGATTGATTATGGTGCAGATATAGATGTTCAAGATCGTATGGGTTTAAATGCCCTGTCATATGCTGTTAGATATAATGATTCTTTAGAATTAATAAATAATCTCTTATTTAATGGTGTAAATCCTAATCAAATGGATGTTAATGGTGTAAGTCCTTTAATGTATGCTATCAGATATAGCAATAGAATAAATATAATTAAACTTTTAATTGATTATGGTGCCAATCCAAATGCTAGAGGATTATATAAAGGCGTTACGCCTTTGATGTATGCATTAACACATACTAATAATCAAAATCTAATATATACATTATTAGAAAAAGGAGCAGATCCTATAGCTAGAGATAATATGGGCAAAAGGGTTGTCGATTATCTTGAAGACAATGATAATCTAAAAGGAACTAATCTTTACTGGGATTTATATTATCTTGAGCCAGAGCGGGAGAAAATCAACTATTTAGCCTATAAAGATACAGAAAGAGCTGCCATGTTAGCGGCAGTTATACCTTCAGCAGGGCATTATTATGCTGGTAATTGGTCTCGCGGTTCTCTTTTTCTTATGGGAGAAGCGGCTAGCTTAATTATCGCTTTTAATCAAGAAGATACTAGAAATCGGAATATATTCTTAGGAGCTTTTGCTGCATTGAAAATATGGGAAATATATGATGCTACACAGGAAACGGAAAAATATAATGATTTTGCAGAAGAGTTTAATGAAGAAGCTCGAAATTATAATAAAGGCTTAGAATAA